The Canis lupus dingo isolate Sandy chromosome 4, ASM325472v2, whole genome shotgun sequence genome contains a region encoding:
- the LOC112651922 gene encoding neurensin-1, whose translation MRRMSSCSNICRSKQAQTATEGNYQRYGVRSYLHQFYEDCTTSIWEYEDDFQIQRSPNRWSSVFWKVGLISGTVFVILGLTVLAVGFLVPPKIEAFGEADFVVVDTQAVQFNGALDACKLAGAVLFCLGGTSMAGCLLMSVFVRSCSQEEKLFQQKFKERIADVRPPAQPITRAPGPGETKIPVTLSRVHSVQPVSAS comes from the exons ATGCGAAGGATGAGTTCTTGCAGCAACATCTGTCGGTCCAAGCAGGCACAGACTGCTACTGAGGGTAACTACCAGCGCTATGGAGTCCGGTCCTACCTGCACCAGTTTTATGAGGACTGTACCACCTCAATCTGGGAGTATGAGGATGATTTCCAGATCCAGAGATCCCCTAATAGGTGGAGCTCAGTATTCTGGAA GGTCGGGCTCATCTCGGGCACAGTCTTTGTGATTCTTGGACTGACCGTTCTGGCAGTGGGCTTCCTGGTGCCCCCCAAAATCGAAGCCTTCGGGGAAGCCGACTTTGTGGTGGTGGACACGCAGGCCGTGCAGTTTAACGGAGCCCTTGACGCGTGCAAGCTGGCCGGGGCGGTTCTCTTCTGCCTGGGGGGCACGTCCATGGCGGGGTGTCTTCTGATGTCCGTGTTCGTGAGGAGCTGCTCCCAGGAAGAGAAGCTCTTCCAGCAGAAGTTCAAAGAGCGGATCGCCGACGTCAGGCCTCCCGCCCAGCCCATCACGAGAGCTCCGGGCCCCGGGGAGACCAAGATCCCGGTCACTCTGTCCAGGGTGCACAGTGTCCAGCCCGTGTCGGCCTCCTGA